The proteins below come from a single Apium graveolens cultivar Ventura unplaced genomic scaffold, ASM990537v1 ctg8141, whole genome shotgun sequence genomic window:
- the LOC141704701 gene encoding uncharacterized protein LOC141704701 encodes MEMGKNKDGMISLNYPMLTRANYTAWAMKMKVYMQAHGVWDAISPKNPKSMTGIPEDVLLSLANKETAKEAWEAIRTLCQGAEKVKTTRTQTLKAEFESMTMKDSESVDDFSTKLNNLVTNIRALGEEAHEERIKGQTETGGGKLLLTSEEWIEREREDERKLLLTRDEWMRLSNKVNVDASQKNRSKECNRGARDKSKVHCFNCSAYGHYAVECKKPRRDKEIKEEANMIQIPDDEPALLMVESTKEKNGSLMINKEQVMPRLNHKGTKEIESNMWYLENGASNHMIGQFSKFREIDTKVTGQVKFGNGSMVQIKGKGSIILKCKNGESRVMNEVYYIPTLRSNIIRLGQLSENGYRIIIKGENLWVHED; translated from the exons ATGGAGATGGGTAAGAACAAAGATGGAATGATCAGCTTGAACTATCCCATGTTGACAAGAGCTAATTATACAGCATGGGCTATGAAAATGAAGGTGTATATGCAGGCTCATGGCGTTTGGGATGCAATATCACCTAAGAATCCTAAATCAATGACG GGTATACCAGAAGACGTGCTTCTTTCTCTTGCGAACAAGGAGACAGCTAAGGAAGCATGGGAGGCAATTAGGACATTGTGCCAAGGTGCGGAGAAAGTCAAGACTACAAGAACTCAAACACTCAAGGCAGAATTCGAGTCCATGACAATGAAAGACTCAGAATCGGTGGATGACTTCTCCACGAAGTTGAACAACCTGGTCACAAACATACGTGCACTAGGAGAAGAA GCTCATGAGGAGAGAATTAAAGGACAAACCGAGACAGGGGGAGGAAAATTATTGTTGACTAGTGAGGAATGGATTGAACGTGAAAGGGAAGATGAGAGAAAATTATTGCTCACAAGAGATGAATGGATGAGACTCTCAAATAAAGTAAATGTTGATGCCTCACAAAAGAACAGAAGTAAGGAATGCAATCGAGGTGCTCGAGATAAAAGTAAGGTTCACTGCTTCAACTGCAGCGCCTATGGTCATTATGCAGTTGAATGTAAGAAACCCAGGCGAGATAAAGAAATTAAGGAGGAAGCTAATATGATACAGATTCCAGATGACGAACCTGCACTACTGATGGTGGAAAGCACGAAAGAAAAGAATGGATCACTAATGATCAATAAAGAGCAAGTAATGCCCAGGTTAAATCACAAAGGTACGAAAGAGATAGAGTCAAATATGTGGTACTTGGAAAATGGTGCCAGTAACCACATGATTGGACAATTCTCAAAGTTCAGAGAGATCGACACTAAGGTAACAGGACAGGTGAAATTTGGCAATGGATCGATGGTTCAAATAAAGGGCAAAGGATCTATAATTCTGAAATGCAAGAATGGAGAAAGCAGAGTTATGAATGAGGTATATTATATTCCTACACTTCGGAGTAATATTATTAGGCTTGGACAGCTTTCGGAAAATGGGTACAGGATAATTATTAAAGGTGAAAATCTTTGGGTACACGAAGACTAG